Proteins encoded in a region of the Zea mays cultivar B73 chromosome 2, Zm-B73-REFERENCE-NAM-5.0, whole genome shotgun sequence genome:
- the LOC100276145 gene encoding uncharacterized protein isoform X1, whose amino-acid sequence MGRPRGGKAKRPTSQANHSEDADAGSGGEEEAVTVTPAYKRRGRPQKHHTADDTDDEEDDAAKAEPMEDAKPAVVSPESGGKKKRRRRRQQQPKRGCDPATEEEKDDEAAKRSGFRHHGSRRKSTPRRAAEAGVECR is encoded by the coding sequence ATGGGCAGGCCAAGGGGAGGGAAGGCTAAACGGCCGACGTCGCAAGCTAACCACAGCGAGGATGCTGACGCCGGCAGCGGCGGCGAGGAGGAGGCCGTGACCGTGACGCCAGCCTACAAGAGGAGGGGGCGGCCGCAGAAGCACCACACGGCTGACGACACCGACGACGAGGAGGACGACGCTGCCAAGGCCGAGCCCATGGAGGACGCGAAGCCGGCCGTGGTCTCGCCGGAGAGcggagggaagaagaagaggcggcggcggcggcaacagCAGCCCAAGCGCGGCTGCGACCCGGCGACCGAGGAGGAGAAGGACGACGAGGCCGCGAAGCGGAGCGGCTTCCGGCATCACGGGAGCCGCCGGAAGAGCACCCCGCGCCGAGCTGCCGAGGCAGGCGTGGAGTGCAGGTGA